GAAGAAGGACTAATTTTGTTTCGTGGGATATAAATGATGTTTCTTGCAGCTCCAAACTTACAAGAATGTCTGAAATATTACCTTTACCATATCCTGTCATACATTGGTAATTGATGGTTTGCCATTTTTTGTTGGTTATATAAGTAAGAGTTATGTTATATAACtacttattttgaatttgatcaGCTATTTACAATGGATCCCAATGGTACTTGGGATCCAATAAGGACACTGAGGATTTCTGGGTTCGGGCTGTTTATGCTAGGTCCGTCACAGCATTATTGGTTTAACTTTGTTGCGAGAGTATTGCCAAACCGTGATCTGATATCTACATTGAAGAAAATGGCAATGGGACAGCTTCTTTATTCGCCGGTGATCAATggcattttcttttcttataatGCAGCTGCTCAAGGTACATTGTTCTTTCTATGCTTCGAATTGTGACCCTCTTGCTTCAATATCTGCAGCTTGAAATTATGGTTATTGAACTTTAGAGGAAGATTGTATGATAGTGCTTTGATGAGGTTAGAGTTTGGGAATACATAGCTGAGTAATCAAATGCTAATTCCTAAGAAGCTGTTGTGTATAGACATGCACATATCATACAATCTTCATCTAAGAGTAGACACTGAAATATACTGTTAATTCTCTGACTCTAATGTTACCATGCTATTTTCCCATAAAGTTGTTAtccaaaatcatcaatatttGAAGTTAGTGTCACATTTTGATACATCACTATCAGTTGAGATAGTGTCCTTAACTTCTTAATCCTCACACAGTTATGttgatgtttctattttgagCCATACTTGATGGTTTCTCCTTAGTGAGgtacaaaaattagaaaattttggaaGTTTATCAAGTTTTGATATTAACACATCACATGACATGGAAGGAAAAGAGAATGAAGAAAGAATGTCAGGTAATATTGATCACAAAACAAGAATTGGACACTTGAAGTAGGTGATGGAGCAAAGATCTTGGCATTTCTTCCCTTCTTCATGGTGCCATAACATTGTTTATAAGCAAACATCTTAACATCTCGcttggataaaaaaaatatccaaagTCCAAACCATACATAGATTTGAGGCTCCTTCATTTGGAAATTTTAAGCCTTTTTTTTGCTTTACAAGATAGCTTTCTTGATGTTCTAAGGTTTTGTGCTATGTCCCAGGAAAATAGAGTTAAATGCAGCAGTCATACTTGTTTGCAAGCTTCAGTTAAATGCCATAACCTTGTCGGATAATGGGTTTGTTGATGTTTGATTTCCTTTCTTTGGTGACTCCAGTTGAAGAACAGAACACTGATGCAAATGCTGGTTATGTAGTCTAAAAATCTTCCTAGGTTTATTCGCTAGCTtagtttttttacttttgtagtAAGATTGAAACCTCAAGCTGAATCCATCAGTCAAAGATCTTTTTAGCTGAGGCTTAAATGGATTCAATGTTATTGTAGGATGAACATTCAGGCTACCTAATGGAATCCCAATAATGGATTTCCAGCCCGTCATCTAAATCCTTCAGTCCACACgcaatctttttttttctttgtgcAACAGATAATGGGAAAAAGTTCAATGTGCTGTGTTGAGTGGATTCATATCCATAAGATTGCTTAAAAGgtcaattaaaatatgagtgacAGGTTTCAGATCCATCATAGAATGAACTCACCCTATCAACCTCATTGGACTGTTTTAAGTAGATCTTTCCAAATGCGgttctttataattttcacATGTACTTTGTCATATTCACAGGGATCCTTGTTCTCGAGAATCTTTGTGTCTTTTGAGTTGTTGCTTGCTCACTTTCTCTGTGTACTAAATTTGCATGTTTGAGAGATATGACTGTTTTTCCATGTTTAGGAGAAAACGGGGATGAGATTGCTGCGAGATTGAAGCGAGACCTGATTCCAACTTTGCTAAACGGTCTTATGTACTGGCCTCTGTGTGACTTCTTGACATACAGAGTCGTCCCTGTCCATCTACAGGTACTCCTCCTTTCCTTAAAATGGTTGTTAATTCTCTGTTACGTGTACATGGCGTGGAGGATACTCGGTTTAATGGGTCTCGTCTCACATTTTCTTCCCCGCGTATTGGGAAACTCTAAGACGCTTTTTCATCTGATTTGTGCAGCCCTTAATGAATAGTTCATGCGCGTTCTTGTGGAGCATATATTTGACGTACATGGCGAGCTTAGAGAAAGCTATTCCAACAT
The Salvia hispanica cultivar TCC Black 2014 unplaced genomic scaffold, UniMelb_Shisp_WGS_1.0 HiC_scaffold_1154, whole genome shotgun sequence genome window above contains:
- the LOC125197994 gene encoding PXMP2/4 family protein 4-like encodes the protein MDPNGTWDPIRTLRISGFGLFMLGPSQHYWFNFVARVLPNRDLISTLKKMAMGQLLYSPVINGIFFSYNAAAQGENGDEIAARLKRDLIPTLLNGLMYWPLCDFLTYRVVPVHLQPLMNSSCAFLWSIYLTYMASLEKAIPT